One Phocoena sinus isolate mPhoSin1 chromosome 13, mPhoSin1.pri, whole genome shotgun sequence DNA segment encodes these proteins:
- the IL1RN gene encoding interleukin-1 receptor antagonist protein isoform X3, which produces MQAFRIWDVNQKTFYLRNNQLVAGYLQGPNTKLEEKIDVVPIEPHAMFLGIHGGKLCLACVKSGDEIKLGLEPVNITDLNSSKEEDKRFAFIRSDSGPTTSFESAACPGWFLCTALETDQPVGLTNTPQDAVQVTKFYFQQDQ; this is translated from the exons ATGCAAGCCTTCAG AATCTGGGATGTCAACCAGAAGACCTTCTACCTGCGAAATAACCAGCTAGTTGCTGGATACTTGCAAGGACCAAATACTAAATTGGAAG AGAAGATAGATGTGGTGCCCATCGAGCCCCATGCTATGTTCCTGGGGATCCATGGGGGGAAGCTGTGCCTGGCCTGTGTCAAGTCTGGTGATGAGATCAAGCTCGGGTTGGAG CCGGTAAACATCACTGACCTGAACAGCAGCAAGGAGGAGGACAAGCGCTTCGCCTTCATCCGCTCCGACAGCGGGCCCACCACCAGCTTCGAGTCGGCCGCCTGCCCCGGCTGGTTCCTCTGTACCGCGCTGGAGACCGACCAGCCCGTGGGCCTCACCAATACTCCTCAAGATGCTGTCCAGGTCACCAAGTTCTACTTCCAGCAGGACCAGTAG
- the IL1RN gene encoding interleukin-1 receptor antagonist protein isoform X4, whose product MGIWDVNQKTFYLRNNQLVAGYLQGPNTKLEEKIDVVPIEPHAMFLGIHGGKLCLACVKSGDEIKLGLEPVNITDLNSSKEEDKRFAFIRSDSGPTTSFESAACPGWFLCTALETDQPVGLTNTPQDAVQVTKFYFQQDQ is encoded by the exons ATGGG AATCTGGGATGTCAACCAGAAGACCTTCTACCTGCGAAATAACCAGCTAGTTGCTGGATACTTGCAAGGACCAAATACTAAATTGGAAG AGAAGATAGATGTGGTGCCCATCGAGCCCCATGCTATGTTCCTGGGGATCCATGGGGGGAAGCTGTGCCTGGCCTGTGTCAAGTCTGGTGATGAGATCAAGCTCGGGTTGGAG CCGGTAAACATCACTGACCTGAACAGCAGCAAGGAGGAGGACAAGCGCTTCGCCTTCATCCGCTCCGACAGCGGGCCCACCACCAGCTTCGAGTCGGCCGCCTGCCCCGGCTGGTTCCTCTGTACCGCGCTGGAGACCGACCAGCCCGTGGGCCTCACCAATACTCCTCAAGATGCTGTCCAGGTCACCAAGTTCTACTTCCAGCAGGACCAGTAG
- the IL1RN gene encoding interleukin-1 receptor antagonist protein isoform X2: MEVCRCHHGYLISLLLFLFHSETACYPLGKRPCEMQAFRIWDVNQKTFYLRNNQLVAGYLQGPNTKLEEKIDVVPIEPHAMFLGIHGGKLCLACVKSGDEIKLGLEPVNITDLNSSKEEDKRFAFIRSDSGPTTSFESAACPGWFLCTALETDQPVGLTNTPQDAVQVTKFYFQQDQ; encoded by the exons ATGGAAGTCTGCAGGTGTCACCACGGTTACCtaatctctctcctccttttcctgttCCATTCAGAGACAGCCTGCTACCCCCTGGGAAAGAGACCCTGCGAGATGCAAGCCTTCAG AATCTGGGATGTCAACCAGAAGACCTTCTACCTGCGAAATAACCAGCTAGTTGCTGGATACTTGCAAGGACCAAATACTAAATTGGAAG AGAAGATAGATGTGGTGCCCATCGAGCCCCATGCTATGTTCCTGGGGATCCATGGGGGGAAGCTGTGCCTGGCCTGTGTCAAGTCTGGTGATGAGATCAAGCTCGGGTTGGAG CCGGTAAACATCACTGACCTGAACAGCAGCAAGGAGGAGGACAAGCGCTTCGCCTTCATCCGCTCCGACAGCGGGCCCACCACCAGCTTCGAGTCGGCCGCCTGCCCCGGCTGGTTCCTCTGTACCGCGCTGGAGACCGACCAGCCCGTGGGCCTCACCAATACTCCTCAAGATGCTGTCCAGGTCACCAAGTTCTACTTCCAGCAGGACCAGTAG
- the IL1RN gene encoding interleukin-1 receptor antagonist protein isoform X1 has product MFNPFRWDSAHPGTKNNHRRSNAHSRQEFYSLPDPLSLGSGARHSHLLRWVLLAPFHRIWDVNQKTFYLRNNQLVAGYLQGPNTKLEEKIDVVPIEPHAMFLGIHGGKLCLACVKSGDEIKLGLEPVNITDLNSSKEEDKRFAFIRSDSGPTTSFESAACPGWFLCTALETDQPVGLTNTPQDAVQVTKFYFQQDQ; this is encoded by the exons ATGTTTAATCCCTTCAGATGGGATTCAGCTCATCCAGGAACTAAGAATAATCACAGAAGGTCAAATGCTCACTCGCGCCAGGAATTTTACAGTTTGCCTGACCCCCTCTCATTGGGCTCAGGGGCTCGTCACAGCCACCTGCTGAGGTGGGTGTTGCTAGCCCCCTTTCACAG AATCTGGGATGTCAACCAGAAGACCTTCTACCTGCGAAATAACCAGCTAGTTGCTGGATACTTGCAAGGACCAAATACTAAATTGGAAG AGAAGATAGATGTGGTGCCCATCGAGCCCCATGCTATGTTCCTGGGGATCCATGGGGGGAAGCTGTGCCTGGCCTGTGTCAAGTCTGGTGATGAGATCAAGCTCGGGTTGGAG CCGGTAAACATCACTGACCTGAACAGCAGCAAGGAGGAGGACAAGCGCTTCGCCTTCATCCGCTCCGACAGCGGGCCCACCACCAGCTTCGAGTCGGCCGCCTGCCCCGGCTGGTTCCTCTGTACCGCGCTGGAGACCGACCAGCCCGTGGGCCTCACCAATACTCCTCAAGATGCTGTCCAGGTCACCAAGTTCTACTTCCAGCAGGACCAGTAG